ACTGCCTGTCGAACTTCACCAACACGCTCATCGATCTTCTCCTTTTGGTTGGAATTACCTTCAAACCTCTCACGATCAGGCATTACTCTCCTTGACTTCCATGGGGGAGAAAGGACAGTGGGACCTTCCTGGGGATTAAAATCTGATGCTTGCGTTTTAGGAGCAGGCCTAGGGAGCTTAGCTGGATTGGTAGGTGGAGGTGCAGATGAAAAATACCTGAACaggaaataaaatgagaaaaacgAACCAAACATTGTCCTCATATTTCTAATTGGAAGATTTCATTTACCTGTGCTCTAATGCTTGCTTCACTGAAATCCTAGCTTTTGGGTCATAAgtaaacattttcaataatagATCTAAAGCATCGTCACTGGCCATTGGAAACAAGGAGCGCAAAGGTGGTGCAGGAACATATTGGTATTCTACATAATCAGGAAGGTATAACATATCTGGCCATTGAGAAGATGTTGGGGTCCCAAAAGCTGCAAAGATCTTTCCTAATTGATCAATGTCACTTGTGCCCtacaaaatgttaaatgttgaaccaatgaaaatgagaaaatatacTAAGAAGGATACTTTAAACAGATAACATATAGATACAGAGCTATGTACCAAGAATTAACTCACCAAAAAAAATGCAAGTATCAAAAACACTGAAGACAGCTAGGTTCACCTGTAGAAATGGTCGCCGTAGGAGAAGTTCTGCAAATATACAGGCAGCTGCCCAAACATCCACGCCAGAACCATATTGCTTGCTTCCAAAAAGTAATTCAGGAGCTCTATACCATCGAGCAAAGACCTATGC
The window above is part of the Gossypium raimondii isolate GPD5lz chromosome 9, ASM2569854v1, whole genome shotgun sequence genome. Proteins encoded here:
- the LOC105798645 gene encoding cyclin-dependent kinase D-1 isoform X2 — translated: MTETEPSKKVADRYLKREVLGEGTYGVVYKAIDTKTGQIVAIKKIRLGKQKEGVNFTALREIKLLKELKDPNIIELTDAFPLKGNLHLVFEFMETDLEAVIRDRNIFLSPADIKSYIQMTLKGLSFCHRKWVLHRDMKPNNLLIGPNGQLKLADFGLARIFGSPDRKFTHQVFARWYRAPELLFGSKQYGSGVDVWAAACIFAELLLRRPFLQGTSDIDQLGKIFAAFGTPTSSQWPDMLYLPDYVEYQYVPAPPLRSLFPMASDDALDLLLKMFTYDPKARISVKQALEHRYFSSAPPPTNPAKLPRPAPKTQASDFNPQEGPTVLSPPWKSRRVMPDRERFEGNSNQKEKIDERVGEVRQAVGEIAGKVEQC